The proteins below come from a single Staphylococcus sp. MI 10-1553 genomic window:
- a CDS encoding manganese-dependent inorganic pyrophosphatase, whose product MMTTYIFGHQNPDTDAISSAIIMADFEQQHGNKEAKAFRIGELGPETQYALDYFNVEVPEFLTDDLTGQDVILVDHNEFQQSAHNIEKANIRHVIDHHRIANFETAGPLYYRSEPVGCTATILYKMYNERNYEIRPEIAGLMVSAIISDSLLFKSPTCTQQDIDAAQALAKIANVDLQTYGLEMLKAGASTTNKTEDELLNTDAKSFSMGDYTVRIAQVNSVDIEEVFARQEALENAMNKASAENNYDTFILVVTDIINSDSKILVVGAEQEKIAQAFNTTLDNHTAFLPGVVSRKKQIVPPITEALS is encoded by the coding sequence ATAATGACAACTTATATTTTTGGTCATCAAAACCCAGACACTGATGCCATTTCTTCAGCAATCATAATGGCAGATTTCGAACAACAACATGGAAACAAGGAAGCTAAAGCATTTCGTATTGGTGAGTTAGGTCCTGAAACTCAATATGCGTTAGATTATTTCAACGTAGAAGTTCCAGAATTCTTAACAGATGACTTAACTGGGCAAGACGTCATTTTAGTTGACCATAATGAGTTTCAACAAAGCGCTCACAACATTGAAAAAGCGAATATTCGCCACGTCATTGATCATCACAGAATCGCGAATTTCGAAACAGCAGGTCCACTTTATTACCGTTCGGAACCTGTTGGCTGTACAGCAACGATTTTGTATAAAATGTATAATGAGCGCAACTATGAAATTCGTCCTGAGATTGCAGGTTTAATGGTTTCTGCAATTATTTCAGATAGTTTATTATTCAAATCCCCAACATGTACACAACAAGATATTGATGCAGCACAAGCACTCGCAAAAATCGCTAATGTTGATTTACAAACATACGGTTTAGAGATGTTAAAAGCTGGTGCTTCTACAACAAACAAAACAGAAGACGAATTATTAAATACAGATGCAAAATCATTTAGTATGGGGGACTACACAGTTCGTATCGCACAAGTGAACAGTGTGGATATCGAAGAAGTGTTTGCACGTCAAGAAGCACTTGAAAACGCAATGAATAAAGCAAGTGCTGAAAATAATTACGACACATTTATCCTTGTCGTTACAGACATTATTAATAGCGACTCAAAAATTCTTGTCGTTGGTGCAGAACAAGAGAAAATCGCACAAGCATTCAATACAACATTAGACAATCATACAGCATTTTTACCAGGTGTTGTTTCTCGTAAAAAACAAATTGTACCACCGATTACAGAAGCATTATCATAA
- the pcrB gene encoding heptaprenylglyceryl phosphate synthase codes for MYDIKEWRHIFKLDPAKEISDADLEQICMSNTDAIMIGGTDDVTEDNVIHLMSRVRRYPLPLALEISNLESTMPGFDFYFVPTVLNSTDVTYHNGLLHSALKAYGHMIDFDEMVFEGYVVLNPESKVATKTSAQTTLDESDVVSYAQMAESFYRLPVLYLEYSGQYGNPEIVRAAKQTLSNTQLFYGGGIDGLDKAMEMAQIADTIIVGNVIYEDLKAALKTTKIKERT; via the coding sequence ATGTATGATATCAAGGAATGGCGTCATATCTTTAAACTTGATCCTGCTAAAGAGATTTCAGACGCCGATTTAGAACAGATTTGTATGTCAAATACGGACGCCATTATGATTGGTGGTACAGATGATGTCACTGAAGATAATGTCATTCATCTAATGAGTCGGGTCCGTCGCTATCCACTACCGTTAGCATTAGAAATTTCAAATCTTGAGAGTACGATGCCAGGATTTGATTTTTATTTTGTGCCGACAGTATTGAATAGTACAGATGTGACATACCATAATGGATTATTACATAGTGCGCTTAAAGCCTATGGACACATGATTGATTTTGATGAAATGGTGTTTGAAGGTTATGTTGTGTTAAATCCCGAAAGCAAGGTCGCAACAAAGACAAGTGCACAGACCACATTAGATGAATCAGATGTCGTGTCTTATGCGCAAATGGCTGAATCGTTTTACCGTCTGCCAGTGCTCTATTTAGAATATAGTGGGCAATACGGCAATCCTGAAATCGTGCGTGCAGCGAAACAGACGCTATCCAATACGCAATTGTTTTATGGTGGGGGTATTGATGGATTAGATAAAGCGATGGAAATGGCACAAATAGCAGATACGATTATTGTAGGCAATGTGATTTATGAAGATTTAAAAGCAGCACTTAAAACGACAAAAATAAAGGAGAGAACATAA
- a CDS encoding glycosyl hydrolase family 28-related protein, protein MKINVLDFGAKGQNRLLDTWGIQRALNQAKKGPITVYIPSGTYHIAKALKIYEGTTLILDPDAQMLRTGKDALLKNGSGLKRYHGYNGNSHIKIQGGIWNMNGVRYPYNNTAMCLGHAREIEVCHLTIKNVVGGHGIDACGLNGLHVHHCNFVGFYDVTGERWFSEAVQLDLFVEGAFPKFGVNDGTITKNAIIEHCYFGNSFEGDMQSWNRAIGSHATRFDRFYENIIIQHNVFEGTRDYALTPLKGKNIFIQHNLFLNCAGGIRYLGVHQGKNALTLEGNHEGKQGGDGFYVMHNDFMNNGSKDVLHIRSHQDAPHTDVNVMGNTFTSGHQVAQLTGVHDIAVLNNENPPQWNQKHVTAFITDKSK, encoded by the coding sequence ATGAAAATAAATGTTTTAGATTTTGGTGCGAAAGGCCAGAATCGATTGTTAGACACTTGGGGCATACAACGTGCGCTCAACCAAGCTAAAAAAGGACCGATTACTGTCTACATTCCTAGCGGTACTTATCATATCGCAAAAGCATTAAAGATTTATGAAGGAACGACGCTCATATTAGACCCAGATGCTCAAATGTTAAGGACTGGAAAAGATGCATTGTTGAAAAACGGGTCAGGTTTAAAACGCTATCACGGTTACAATGGCAACAGTCACATTAAAATTCAAGGCGGCATTTGGAATATGAATGGCGTCCGTTACCCATACAATAATACAGCAATGTGTTTAGGACATGCACGAGAAATAGAGGTTTGTCATTTAACAATAAAAAATGTCGTTGGGGGTCACGGGATTGATGCTTGTGGGCTCAACGGTTTGCACGTACATCATTGTAATTTTGTTGGATTTTACGATGTGACTGGTGAACGTTGGTTTTCGGAAGCGGTACAGTTAGATTTATTTGTTGAAGGGGCCTTTCCAAAATTTGGTGTCAATGATGGCACGATTACGAAAAATGCGATCATCGAACATTGTTACTTTGGTAATTCATTTGAAGGAGACATGCAAAGTTGGAATCGTGCAATCGGTTCACACGCGACACGGTTCGATCGTTTTTATGAAAACATCATTATTCAACATAATGTTTTTGAAGGGACACGAGATTACGCGCTGACACCATTAAAAGGTAAAAACATCTTTATTCAGCATAATCTGTTTTTAAATTGTGCAGGGGGTATCCGATATTTAGGTGTGCATCAAGGTAAAAATGCATTGACGTTAGAGGGAAATCACGAAGGTAAACAAGGGGGCGACGGTTTTTATGTGATGCACAATGACTTTATGAATAACGGGTCTAAAGATGTTCTGCACATTCGAAGTCACCAAGATGCACCACATACCGACGTCAACGTGATGGGTAATACATTTACAAGTGGACATCAAGTCGCTCAATTAACAGGTGTACATGACATTGCCGTTTTAAATAATGAAAATCCACCTCAATGGAATCAGAAACATGTGACAGCATTCATCACAGATAAAAGTAAATAA
- a CDS encoding GNAT family N-acetyltransferase, producing the protein MSEKVKAGHQKFYYGETENRPEAQILFSYYDTNVIDVYSTYVSPSLRGGGVAKQLFDAVIEKAKNENLKIIPSCSYVAHQFERDASLAPYRAD; encoded by the coding sequence ATGTCTGAAAAAGTGAAAGCAGGACATCAAAAGTTTTATTACGGTGAAACTGAAAATAGACCAGAAGCACAAATTCTATTTTCTTACTATGATACAAATGTAATTGATGTATATAGTACTTATGTCAGTCCTTCTTTACGCGGTGGCGGTGTGGCGAAACAATTGTTTGATGCTGTCATTGAAAAAGCGAAAAATGAAAATTTAAAAATTATTCCATCTTGCAGTTATGTCGCGCATCAATTCGAACGCGATGCATCACTTGCACCATATAGAGCGGATTAA
- a CDS encoding nitric oxide synthase oxygenase: protein MLKEALAFIKQMYDELNLPTTERDARLAEIEHAIHTTGTYRHTTDELTYGARVAWRHSNRCIGRLFWESLKVIDARDIKEETPFLESIESHIKTASNGGRIKPCITIYAQSDEDGPQIWNNQLIRYAGYASKGDPSEKSITKLAQHLGWTGAHTDFDVLPLIYQLPNQPVKYFDYPSDWIMEVPITHDQFPKVAALNLKWYAVPIISNMDLKIGGITYPTAPFNGWYMVTEIAVRNFTDTYRYNLLETFAMAMGYTDLRNATFNKDRVLVEINDAVLQSFKKAGVSMVDHLTASKQFEKFEAAEARKGRTVTGKWSWLAPPLSPTLTANYHHGFSNETREPNFFYKKNTSTGCPFH, encoded by the coding sequence ATGCTAAAAGAAGCACTAGCATTTATTAAACAAATGTATGATGAATTAAATTTACCTACAACTGAACGTGATGCGCGATTAGCAGAAATAGAACATGCGATTCATACGACGGGGACATACCGACATACGACAGACGAACTGACATATGGTGCACGTGTAGCTTGGCGCCATTCTAATCGCTGTATCGGTCGTTTGTTTTGGGAAAGCTTGAAAGTGATTGATGCGAGGGATATTAAAGAAGAAACACCATTTCTCGAATCAATTGAATCACATATTAAAACTGCGTCTAACGGCGGTCGCATTAAACCTTGTATTACGATTTATGCTCAGTCGGATGAAGATGGCCCTCAAATTTGGAATAATCAACTGATTCGTTATGCGGGGTATGCGTCTAAAGGTGATCCAAGTGAAAAATCGATTACGAAGCTGGCTCAACATTTAGGGTGGACTGGCGCACATACCGACTTTGATGTGTTGCCACTGATTTATCAACTCCCTAATCAACCTGTGAAATATTTTGACTATCCATCAGATTGGATTATGGAAGTGCCGATTACACATGATCAATTTCCGAAAGTGGCAGCGTTAAATTTGAAATGGTATGCTGTGCCGATTATTTCAAATATGGATTTAAAAATAGGCGGTATCACTTATCCAACAGCACCTTTCAATGGTTGGTATATGGTGACAGAAATTGCTGTTCGTAACTTTACAGATACATACCGCTACAATTTACTCGAAACATTTGCGATGGCGATGGGGTATACAGATTTACGCAATGCTACGTTTAATAAAGATCGTGTACTCGTTGAAATCAATGATGCTGTCTTACAATCATTTAAAAAAGCTGGCGTGTCCATGGTCGATCATTTAACTGCCTCTAAACAGTTTGAAAAATTTGAAGCAGCTGAAGCACGTAAAGGCAGAACCGTTACAGGCAAATGGTCCTGGCTAGCACCACCGCTGTCACCTACTTTGACCGCAAATTATCATCACGGTTTTTCCAATGAAACACGTGAACCGAACTTTTTTTACAAGAAAAATACATCAACAGGCTGTCCTTTTCACTAA
- a CDS encoding NETI motif-containing protein, whose product MKFKVEPDETIQDCLARMKAAGYIPVKRFEKPVFIENEHGEIEVLRQDIEFTGKKILETFES is encoded by the coding sequence ATGAAATTTAAAGTTGAACCTGATGAAACGATTCAAGACTGTTTAGCAAGAATGAAAGCGGCAGGATATATACCAGTTAAACGATTTGAAAAGCCAGTGTTTATCGAAAATGAGCACGGTGAAATCGAAGTGTTGAGACAAGATATTGAATTTACAGGTAAAAAAATACTAGAAACATTTGAATCATAA
- a CDS encoding prephenate dehydratase, which produces MTLFYLGPKGTFSYLAALKLQSQTNQKEQLVERSNLYEVMSSLQKDPSASAIVPIENSIEGTINVIADSLIEQNFVIIDEIILDIAFALYGLTDQAITDIQRVYSISPAISQTQKFIHEQQFDYDYTTSTVASLEKIDATTGAIAPVGSGEMYGYEALATHIEDYPHNMTRFLVLKHASEVTNQSGSECLLVITPTEDKPGLLASILNTFAMFQVNLKWIESRPLKTQLGMYRFFVQAECPDTTVLNKILTILETLDFKIKNLGRFH; this is translated from the coding sequence ATGACACTTTTCTACCTTGGCCCTAAAGGTACTTTTTCATATTTAGCAGCTTTGAAATTACAATCTCAGACAAATCAAAAAGAACAATTGGTCGAACGTTCGAATTTGTATGAAGTGATGTCATCCTTACAAAAAGACCCATCAGCGAGTGCGATTGTGCCGATTGAAAACTCGATTGAAGGCACAATTAATGTCATTGCCGACTCGCTCATAGAACAAAATTTCGTCATTATTGATGAAATTATATTAGATATCGCCTTTGCTCTGTACGGCTTAACGGATCAAGCCATCACGGATATTCAACGTGTATATTCTATCAGCCCAGCGATTAGTCAGACACAAAAGTTTATTCATGAGCAACAGTTTGACTATGATTATACGACAAGCACTGTAGCGTCACTCGAAAAAATTGATGCCACAACTGGTGCGATTGCGCCTGTCGGTAGCGGTGAAATGTATGGTTATGAAGCACTCGCGACACATATTGAGGATTATCCCCATAATATGACGCGCTTTCTCGTATTAAAACATGCTTCTGAAGTGACAAATCAAAGCGGATCCGAGTGTTTATTAGTCATCACACCGACAGAAGATAAACCCGGTCTCCTTGCGAGTATTTTGAACACGTTTGCGATGTTTCAAGTCAATTTAAAATGGATTGAGTCACGGCCACTCAAAACACAATTAGGGATGTATCGCTTTTTCGTTCAAGCAGAATGTCCAGATACGACAGTGTTAAACAAAATATTAACGATATTAGAAACACTTGATTTCAAAATTAAAAATTTAGGTCGTTTTCATTAA
- a CDS encoding YerC/YecD family TrpR-related protein, whose translation MQIEKLRGKALDELFDAVLTLETREECYQFFDDLCTVNELQSLSQRLQVAKMIKQGYTYATIEKESGASTATISRVKRSLQWGNDAYTMILDRMNIETKM comes from the coding sequence ATGCAAATAGAAAAATTACGCGGAAAAGCTTTAGATGAGTTATTCGATGCAGTTTTAACTTTAGAGACGCGTGAAGAATGCTATCAATTTTTTGATGATTTATGTACAGTGAATGAGTTACAATCTTTATCACAACGCCTTCAAGTTGCGAAGATGATCAAGCAAGGTTATACTTACGCAACGATTGAGAAAGAATCAGGTGCATCGACGGCTACGATTTCTCGTGTCAAACGTTCTTTACAATGGGGAAATGATGCCTACACAATGATTCTAGACCGGATGAATATTGAAACGAAGATGTAA
- a CDS encoding nicotinate phosphoribosyltransferase, with translation MYQYKDDSFMLHNDLYQINMAESYWFDGIHERKAVFDLYFRNMPFGSGYAVFNGLQRVIQLIQNLHFSDTDIEYLKSIGYQDDFLSYLADIKFTGNIRSMKEGELCFNNEPLMRIEAPLIQAQLIETALLNIINFQTLISTKASIVKQVAVDDVLMEFGTRRAHEFDAALWGARAAIIGGFDSTSNVRAGKLFNIPVSGTHAHAFVQTYGDEYTAFKKYAERHRNCVFLVDTFHTLKSGVPNAIRVAKELGDRINFIGIRLDSGDIAYLSKKARQMLDEAGFKDAKIIASNDLDEQTISSLKAQGAAVDSWGVGTKLITAYQQPALGAVYKLVAVENNEGKLVDRIKLSNNAEKVTTPGKKKVYRIINTKTHKSEGDYITLDHEDPNEEKVLKMFHPIHTYKMKRIKNFKAVDLHHDIFKDGQLVYDCPTEMEAKAYLKNNLEYLWEENKRYLNPEEYPVDLSTLCWENKQKRIFEVAENVKEMEEKYDHE, from the coding sequence ATGTATCAATATAAAGATGACAGTTTCATGTTACATAATGATTTGTATCAAATTAATATGGCCGAATCGTATTGGTTTGATGGTATCCATGAGCGTAAAGCAGTATTTGATCTCTACTTCAGAAATATGCCTTTCGGAAGCGGTTATGCCGTATTCAATGGTTTACAACGCGTAATTCAATTGATCCAAAACCTCCATTTCTCTGACACAGATATTGAATACCTTAAATCCATTGGTTATCAAGATGACTTTTTAAGCTATTTGGCTGATATAAAATTTACTGGCAACATCCGTTCAATGAAAGAAGGCGAACTTTGTTTCAATAATGAGCCGCTTATGCGTATTGAAGCACCACTCATTCAAGCACAGCTCATTGAAACAGCATTGCTGAATATTATTAATTTCCAAACACTCATCTCAACGAAAGCAAGTATTGTTAAACAAGTTGCTGTGGATGATGTATTAATGGAATTCGGTACAAGACGTGCACATGAATTCGACGCTGCGTTATGGGGTGCTCGTGCTGCGATTATTGGTGGCTTTGATTCGACAAGCAACGTACGTGCAGGGAAACTTTTTAATATTCCAGTTTCTGGTACACACGCGCACGCATTTGTACAAACGTATGGTGATGAATATACAGCATTTAAAAAATATGCAGAGCGCCATCGCAATTGTGTATTTCTTGTCGATACGTTCCATACTTTAAAATCAGGTGTGCCTAATGCGATTCGTGTCGCAAAAGAACTCGGCGATCGTATTAATTTTATCGGTATTCGCTTAGATTCAGGTGACATTGCTTATTTATCGAAAAAAGCGCGTCAAATGTTAGACGAAGCGGGTTTCAAAGATGCAAAAATTATCGCGTCAAACGATTTAGATGAACAGACGATCAGTAGTTTGAAAGCGCAAGGAGCTGCAGTTGATTCATGGGGTGTCGGAACAAAATTGATTACCGCTTATCAACAACCTGCTTTAGGTGCCGTGTATAAATTGGTTGCTGTAGAGAATAACGAGGGCAAACTTGTTGATCGGATTAAGCTTTCCAATAATGCTGAAAAGGTGACGACACCAGGTAAGAAAAAAGTGTACCGCATTATTAATACGAAAACGCACAAATCAGAAGGGGACTATATTACGTTAGATCATGAAGACCCGAATGAAGAAAAAGTCTTAAAAATGTTTCACCCGATTCACACATACAAAATGAAGCGGATTAAAAACTTTAAAGCCGTTGATTTACACCATGACATTTTTAAAGACGGTCAGCTCGTTTATGATTGTCCGACAGAAATGGAAGCGAAAGCATATTTGAAAAATAACTTGGAATATTTATGGGAAGAAAACAAGCGTTACTTGAACCCTGAGGAGTATCCTGTCGATTTAAGTACGCTATGTTGGGAAAATAAACAAAAGCGCATTTTTGAAGTTGCAGAAAATGTGAAGGAGATGGAAGAAAAATATGACCATGAGTGA
- the nadE gene encoding ammonia-dependent NAD(+) synthetase, translating to MSEMQTMIVEEMKVKPSIDSAETIKEIQHFIEQYLHAHTFVKTLVLGISGGQDSTLAGKLVQLAVENMRNASGRDVQFIAVKLPYGVQKDADEVEDALKFINPDRIVTVNIKPAVDQSVQSLQEAGITLSDFHKGNEKARERMKVQYAIAANTNGIVVGTDHSAENITGFFTKHGDGAADIAPLFGLNKRQGRQLLQYLDAPAHLYEKVPTADLEDDKPQLPDEEALGVTYEAIDNYLEGKVVSPEDAAVIERHYVRNAHKRELAYTRFSWPKSDK from the coding sequence ATGAGTGAAATGCAGACGATGATTGTAGAAGAGATGAAAGTGAAACCGAGTATCGATAGTGCTGAAACGATTAAGGAGATTCAACATTTTATCGAGCAATACCTCCATGCACACACGTTTGTTAAGACGTTAGTGCTCGGGATTTCTGGAGGTCAAGATTCCACTTTAGCGGGAAAACTTGTGCAGTTAGCTGTAGAAAATATGAGAAACGCTTCAGGTAGAGATGTTCAATTTATTGCGGTGAAGTTGCCGTATGGTGTACAAAAAGACGCTGATGAAGTCGAGGATGCATTAAAATTCATTAATCCTGACCGTATCGTGACTGTAAATATCAAACCGGCTGTTGACCAAAGCGTGCAGTCCTTACAAGAAGCGGGTATTACATTAAGCGATTTTCATAAAGGGAATGAAAAGGCGCGAGAACGAATGAAAGTTCAATATGCGATAGCGGCGAATACGAATGGGATTGTTGTCGGGACAGATCATTCTGCAGAAAATATTACAGGATTTTTCACAAAACACGGAGACGGTGCAGCAGACATTGCACCACTATTCGGTTTGAACAAACGTCAAGGTCGTCAACTGTTACAATATTTAGACGCACCAGCACATTTATATGAAAAGGTGCCGACTGCAGATTTAGAGGATGACAAACCCCAACTTCCGGACGAAGAAGCTTTAGGTGTCACTTATGAAGCGATTGATAATTATCTTGAAGGTAAAGTCGTATCACCAGAAGATGCAGCGGTGATTGAGCGTCACTACGTCAGAAATGCACATAAACGTGAATTGGCATACACACGCTTTTCATGGCCCAAATCAGATAAGTGA
- a CDS encoding cysteine hydrolase family protein, which yields MSNKALVVVDYSYDFVADDGKLTCGAAGQAIEPYIVERIKAYHEAQDNIFFMMDLHFEDDPYHPETKCFPPHNIKGTKGRELYGDVKALYDTIKDSAHVYFIDKRRYDSFYGTPLDSMLRERQVETIEIVGVCTDICVLHTAISAYNLNYQLIIPKKGVATFNEAGHQWALTHFKTTLGAQVE from the coding sequence ATGTCAAATAAAGCTTTAGTTGTTGTAGATTATTCGTATGATTTTGTTGCAGATGATGGTAAACTGACTTGTGGTGCGGCTGGTCAAGCAATTGAGCCGTACATTGTGGAACGCATTAAAGCATACCACGAAGCACAAGATAATATTTTTTTCATGATGGATTTACATTTTGAAGATGATCCTTACCATCCTGAGACAAAATGTTTCCCACCACACAATATTAAGGGCACAAAAGGTCGTGAATTGTATGGTGATGTGAAAGCATTATATGATACGATAAAAGATAGCGCACATGTTTATTTTATAGATAAACGCCGTTACGATTCATTTTACGGTACCCCTTTAGATAGTATGTTACGCGAACGCCAAGTCGAGACCATCGAAATTGTCGGCGTGTGTACAGATATTTGTGTCTTACACACTGCGATTAGCGCATACAATTTAAATTATCAATTAATTATCCCTAAAAAAGGTGTGGCGACATTTAATGAAGCTGGACACCAATGGGCATTGACACATTTTAAAACGACATTGGGCGCTCAGGTAGAATAA
- a CDS encoding DUF2179 domain-containing protein, protein MSLINDNPWLMLIAIFVINVAYVTALTMRVILTLKGYRYVAALVSFVEVFVYIIGLGLVMSSLDQFQNIIAYALGFSVGIIVGMKIEEKLALGYSVVNVTTADYELDLPRQLRALGYGVTHFGAHGRDGDRLVMQILTPRRYELKLMDTIKQLDPKAFIIAYEPRNIHGGFWVKGVKSKKVKAYDTDEI, encoded by the coding sequence ATGAGTTTGATCAATGACAATCCTTGGCTAATGCTCATTGCCATTTTCGTCATTAATGTTGCCTATGTCACAGCACTGACGATGCGTGTCATTTTAACGTTAAAAGGTTACCGTTACGTTGCGGCACTTGTTAGTTTTGTAGAAGTGTTTGTCTATATTATCGGTTTAGGTTTGGTGATGTCGAGCTTAGATCAATTTCAAAATATTATTGCCTATGCCCTTGGTTTCTCTGTGGGTATCATTGTAGGAATGAAAATAGAAGAAAAACTCGCGCTCGGTTATTCGGTCGTCAATGTCACTACAGCAGACTACGAACTAGATTTGCCTCGTCAGCTACGCGCATTAGGATATGGTGTGACGCACTTTGGTGCACATGGCCGTGATGGTGATCGTTTAGTGATGCAAATTTTAACACCGCGTCGTTATGAATTGAAATTAATGGATACGATTAAACAATTGGATCCCAAGGCATTTATTATTGCGTACGAACCTCGAAATATTCACGGTGGTTTCTGGGTTAAAGGCGTAAAAAGTAAAAAAGTAAAGGCGTATGATACAGATGAAATTTAA
- the purB gene encoding adenylosuccinate lyase, whose amino-acid sequence MIERYSREEMAQIWTDQNRYEAWLEVEILASEAWSELGYIPKEDVKKIRQHARVDVDRAKEIELETRHDVVAFTRQVSETLGEERKWVHYGLTSTDVVDTALSYQIKQANDILEQDIQRFIDVLAAKAKKYKTTLMMGRTHGVHAEPTTFGLKMALWYAEMQRNMERFKNVRTEIEVGKMSGAVGTFANIPPEIEAYVCKHLGIGTAPISTQTLQRDRHAYYIATLSLIATSLEKFAVEVRNLQKTETREVEEAFAKGQKGSSAMPHKRNPIGSENITGIARVIRGYLTTAYENVALWHERDISHSSAERIMLPDVTIALDYALNRFTNIIDRLTVYEENMTENMNKTFGLIYSQRVLLALIDKGMVREEAYDTVQPKAMESWQTKTPFRELVEADTNITDKLSKEELDACFDPRHHLNQVDTIFKRVGLE is encoded by the coding sequence ATGATCGAACGTTATTCAAGAGAAGAAATGGCTCAAATTTGGACGGATCAAAATCGTTATGAAGCTTGGTTAGAAGTGGAAATCCTTGCGAGTGAAGCATGGAGTGAGTTAGGTTACATTCCGAAAGAAGATGTGAAAAAGATTCGCCAACATGCACGTGTAGATGTTGATCGTGCAAAAGAAATCGAACTAGAAACACGCCATGACGTTGTAGCTTTCACACGTCAAGTCTCAGAAACTTTAGGAGAAGAGCGTAAATGGGTACATTATGGTTTGACTTCAACAGATGTTGTAGATACAGCGTTAAGTTATCAAATTAAACAAGCGAATGACATTTTAGAGCAAGACATTCAACGTTTCATTGATGTTTTAGCAGCGAAAGCGAAAAAGTATAAAACGACATTAATGATGGGCCGTACACATGGTGTGCATGCTGAGCCAACGACTTTTGGTTTGAAAATGGCGTTATGGTATGCAGAAATGCAACGTAACATGGAACGTTTCAAAAATGTAAGAACTGAAATCGAAGTCGGTAAAATGAGTGGTGCAGTGGGGACTTTTGCAAACATTCCACCTGAAATTGAAGCATATGTTTGTAAACACTTAGGCATTGGTACTGCACCGATTTCTACACAAACTTTACAACGTGATCGTCATGCGTACTACATTGCGACGTTAAGCTTAATTGCAACTTCTCTTGAAAAATTTGCTGTCGAAGTACGCAATCTTCAAAAAACAGAAACACGTGAAGTAGAAGAAGCATTTGCTAAAGGACAAAAAGGGTCTTCAGCAATGCCACATAAACGTAATCCAATCGGTTCTGAAAACATTACAGGTATCGCACGTGTGATTCGCGGTTACTTAACGACAGCTTATGAAAATGTTGCATTATGGCATGAACGTGATATTTCACATTCTTCAGCTGAACGTATTATGCTGCCAGATGTGACGATTGCATTAGATTATGCATTAAACCGTTTCACAAATATTATTGACCGTTTAACAGTTTATGAAGAAAACATGACTGAAAATATGAATAAAACGTTTGGTCTTATTTATTCACAACGTGTGTTACTTGCTCTCATTGATAAAGGCATGGTCCGTGAAGAAGCTTATGATACGGTACAACCAAAAGCAATGGAATCATGGCAAACAAAAACGCCATTTAGAGAACTTGTAGAAGCGGATACGAATATTACAGACAAGCTTTCAAAAGAAGAACTCGATGCTTGTTTTGACCCTAGACATCACTTGAACCAAGTTGATACAATATTTAAAAGAGTCGGTTTAGAATAA